The following are encoded together in the Lathyrus oleraceus cultivar Zhongwan6 chromosome 3, CAAS_Psat_ZW6_1.0, whole genome shotgun sequence genome:
- the LOC127131937 gene encoding glycosyl hydrolase 5 family protein, with protein sequence MRREKHLFLILLLSFSIFASISNSLPLSTNKRWIVDELGKRVKLHCVNWSSHLNAMIGEGLDTISLQNLISQLKELGFNCVRYTWATHMFTRYSMYKVGENFDKLNLIDFRLTIRFYNPSFENITVVEAFDLVIDEFGKQDMMVLVDNHVSDPKWCCDGNDGNGFFGDKDFDPKEWLEGLSNVVNRVKGKPQVVAIGLRNELRGPNQNQQNWHKYMSQGATTVHNANPNVLVFVSGLSYDTDLSFLKTNPLNTSIGNKLVYEVHSYAWSSGPRSDWIEKPLNQKCANVMNGLNDKAGFLMSGSNPSALVMSEFGMNMEILDNMNQRFMSCMMVYLVGNDLDWALWAAQGAYYVRKNETRVSETFGLWNIYFRSLRYAEFPQRFQLLHKKLLEPSSNSSKSYIIYHPLSGQCVRVSNNHKLELGDCDWPNKWNQEGQQIKLVENGACIEAISEGSQVKLSSDCKSKQSFWKKLSTSNLHLSILDRQGNYLCLERESPTSPKIVTKKCICVDDSLSCLDDPQSQWFQLVTTNV encoded by the exons ATGAGGAGAGAAAAACATTTGTTCTTAATTTTACTTTTGTCATTTTCAATTTTTGCATCAATTTCAAACTCTCTTCCTCTCTCAACCAACAAAAGATGGATAGTAGACGAGTTAGGAAAAAGGGTAAAGTTGCATTGTGTTAATTGGTCAAGCCACCTAAATGCAATGATAGGTGAGGGTCTTGACACAATATCCTTACAAAATCTTATATCTCAATTGAAGGAATTGGGATTTAATTGTGTTAGATACACATGGGCTACACATATGTTTACACGTTATTCAATGTATAAAGTTGGAGAAAATTTCGACAAATTAAATCTCATTGATTTTAGGTTAACAATTAGATTTTATAATCCTTCTTTTGAGAATATCACAGTTGTGGAAGCCTTTGATTTGGTGATTGATGAGTTTGGAAAACAAGATATGATGGTTTTGGTTGATAATCATGTTAGTGATCCTAAATGGTGTTGTGATGGGAATGATGGGAATGGATTCTTTGGTGATAAAGATTTTGACCCTAAAGAATGGTTAGAAGGACTTTCCAATGTTGTCAATCGTGTCAAGGGAAAACCTCAG GTTGTGGCAATAGGGCTAAGAAATGAACTAAGAGGTCCAAATCAAAACCAACAAAATTGGCACAAATACATGAGTCAAGGAGCTACAACAGTTCACAATGCAAACCCGAATGTTCTTGTCTTTGTATCAGGATTGAGCTATGACACTGATTTAAGTTTCTTGAAAACAAATCCTTTAAACACAAGCATAGGTAACAAATTAGTGTACGAGGTACATTCCTATGCCTGGTCAAGTGGGCCACGGAGTGATTGGATTGAGAAACCACTAAACCAAAAATGTGCCAATGTAATGAATGGATTGAATGATAAGGCAGGATTTCTCATGAGTGGTTCCAACCCAAGTGCATTGGTTATGAGTGAATTTGGTATGAACATGGAAATTTTGGATAACATGAACCAAAGATTTATGTCTTGTATGATGGTTTATCTTGTTGGTAATGATTTGGATTGGGCTTTGTGGGCAGCACAAGGTGCATATTATGTTAGAAAGAATGAGACTAGGGTGAGTGAGACATTTGGTTTATGGAATATTTATTTTAGATCACTTCGATATGCAGAATTTCCACAAAGATTTCAACTCTTACACAAAAAGCTTCTAG AACCAAGTTCAAATTCAAGCAAGTCCTATATAATATATCATCCATTAAGTGGGCAATGTGTGAGAGTGAGCAATAATCATAAACTTGAATTGGGTGATTGTGATTGGCCAAATAAGTGGAATCAAGAAGGACAACAAATTAAATTGGTTGAAAATGGTGCTTGCATTGAAGCAATTAGTGAAGGATCTCAAGTGAAGCTCTCAAGTGATTGCAAGAGCAAGCAAAGTTTTTGGAAAAAGTTATCAACATCAAATCTTCATTTGAGTATTTTGGATAGACAAGGAAATTACTTGTGCTTGGAAAGGGAGTCCCCTACTTCACCTAAGATAGTCACGAAAAAATGCATATGTGTGGATGATAGTCTTTCTTGTTTGGATGATCCTCAAAGTCAATGGTTTCAACTAGTTACAACAaatgtgtaa